In one Bacteroidales bacterium genomic region, the following are encoded:
- a CDS encoding RNA polymerase sigma factor, with amino-acid sequence MEMDQLIRGCLDGKRSAQKQFYEYFAPKMLGVCLRYAEDVEMAEDFLQEGFIKVFTNLKSYRSEGSIDGWVRRIMVNAALEILRKSDVLKHSANIETAYSVSDDFPDAFKQLTTAELLKHIQSLPAGFRAVFNLFAIEGYSHQEIAEMLKISEGTSKSQYARAKVWLQKRIGERN; translated from the coding sequence ATGGAAATGGATCAACTTATCAGAGGATGCCTTGATGGCAAGCGAAGTGCTCAAAAGCAATTTTATGAGTATTTCGCACCCAAAATGCTGGGTGTTTGCCTGAGGTATGCTGAGGATGTTGAAATGGCGGAAGATTTTCTCCAGGAAGGCTTTATAAAGGTTTTTACGAACCTTAAGAGCTACAGATCAGAAGGTTCAATTGATGGCTGGGTTCGGAGAATAATGGTAAATGCCGCACTTGAAATATTGAGAAAGAGTGATGTGCTGAAACACAGCGCGAACATTGAGACGGCTTATTCCGTTAGCGATGATTTCCCGGATGCATTCAAACAACTTACAACTGCAGAGTTGTTGAAACATATCCAATCACTGCCGGCAGGTTTCAGAGCGGTTTTTAACCTGTTTGCCATTGAAGGATACTCGCACCAGGAAATTGCTGAAATGCTCAAAATCAGTGAAGGCACATCCAAATCGCAATACGCCAGGGCAAAAGTCTGGCTTCAGAAAAGAATAGGTGAACGCAACTAA
- a CDS encoding class I SAM-dependent methyltransferase has translation MIYSILIDPMLNSSHTRAASLIKEHSNVLDVACGPGALTLMITMIAETKVTGIDLDPNMIKYAERKVRKKAIRNARFLLMDATDLTQFNDKEFDVAVISLALHQFSPEAGLKVLQEMKRVAKSIIIVDYAYPIKAGFYRWFTWTIEWLAGGDHYCNFKQYQKNGGMDTLLHQAGLRVKERYLQGKGTLMVSLCEF, from the coding sequence ATGATTTATAGTATTCTAATTGATCCCATGCTAAACTCTTCCCATACAAGGGCAGCTTCGCTTATAAAAGAACACAGCAATGTGCTGGATGTAGCTTGTGGCCCTGGAGCGCTTACATTGATGATAACAATGATTGCGGAAACCAAGGTAACCGGTATTGATCTTGATCCCAATATGATCAAGTATGCTGAAAGGAAGGTGAGAAAGAAAGCCATAAGAAATGCTAGGTTTTTGCTGATGGATGCCACTGACCTCACTCAGTTCAATGATAAGGAATTTGATGTAGCGGTCATTTCTCTGGCCCTTCATCAGTTTAGCCCTGAAGCTGGACTGAAAGTGCTACAGGAAATGAAAAGGGTCGCCAAAAGCATCATCATTGTGGACTATGCCTATCCTATTAAAGCAGGATTCTACAGGTGGTTCACCTGGACGATTGAATGGCTTGCCGGAGGTGATCATTACTGTAACTTCAAACAGTATCAGAAAAATGGCGGAATGGATACTCTTCTTCATCAGGCCGGACTACGTGTCAAAGAGAGATATTTGCAAGGAAAGGGGACCTTGATGGTAAGTCTGTGTGAGTTTTGA
- a CDS encoding GyrI-like domain-containing protein: protein MKTLLIILILLIIIILVILAWLGAFKKVHVYAARQGGEILVYETIKGEYRQSAAAMDQIYYRLLHEDKIETFKGFGIYYDDPKKVSKDQLRSEAGCILEPADGIKSETLSEKYQVKVFPEGDYIVAEYPFRNKLSVFMSLAKVYPALDKYAKTHNYDPEGFVMEIYDIPNKKILYRKEIRN from the coding sequence ATGAAAACATTACTGATTATTCTCATTTTATTGATCATTATCATCCTGGTTATTCTTGCCTGGCTGGGCGCTTTTAAGAAAGTGCATGTGTATGCAGCAAGACAGGGTGGAGAAATTCTTGTTTATGAAACCATCAAGGGCGAATACCGGCAATCGGCGGCGGCAATGGATCAAATCTACTACCGCTTGCTGCATGAAGACAAAATTGAAACCTTCAAAGGCTTTGGTATCTATTACGATGATCCAAAAAAAGTAAGCAAAGACCAATTGCGATCGGAGGCAGGATGTATTCTTGAACCGGCAGATGGGATTAAATCTGAAACACTTTCAGAAAAGTACCAGGTAAAAGTCTTCCCCGAAGGCGATTATATTGTTGCTGAATATCCTTTCAGAAATAAGCTGTCGGTATTTATGAGCCTGGCAAAAGTTTATCCTGCATTAGATAAATATGCGAAAACGCATAACTACGATCCAGAGGGTTTTGTAATGGAAATCTATGATATTCCGAATAAAAAAATTCTTTATCGTAAAGAAATAAGAAACTGA
- a CDS encoding efflux RND transporter periplasmic adaptor subunit, protein MKTLQTSAIILIAGLLLASCGSNPEAQLEKLKAQKEKINQQIAQFETQSVQNGNNANPVRLTPVKLEPARNNEFKHFVEVQGNVESESNINVPAESPGIVQRIYVTRGSAVKRGQLLAELDATIIQKSISQVETGLELATTMFERQQRLWDQKIGSEMQFLQAKANKESLEKQLATLNEQLNLFRITSPINGTVDEVIIKEGEMAAAGFPAFRVVELSNLKVKANLSESYINSVKPGDAVIVRFPLLNRELQLKVDAVTQVIDPNSRTFSVEVRIPKSETGIKPNMIAVLVVNNYVNYKAISVPLNSVQQNGHGKFLFVADYKDNQMVAQRRDVKTGLTYANRVEVLEGVKAGENIIVFGHQNLADGQLIEKVN, encoded by the coding sequence ATGAAAACCTTACAAACATCAGCAATTATTCTTATCGCAGGTTTACTGCTTGCTTCTTGCGGTTCGAACCCGGAAGCCCAACTGGAAAAACTGAAAGCCCAGAAAGAAAAAATCAACCAGCAAATTGCCCAGTTTGAAACTCAGTCAGTTCAAAATGGAAATAATGCCAACCCTGTCAGGCTTACCCCTGTAAAACTGGAACCTGCAAGGAACAATGAGTTTAAGCATTTCGTTGAAGTGCAGGGAAATGTGGAATCAGAAAGCAATATAAATGTTCCGGCAGAAAGCCCTGGGATTGTGCAACGTATCTATGTAACGCGTGGCAGTGCAGTAAAACGCGGGCAGCTGCTTGCCGAACTGGATGCTACAATAATTCAGAAAAGCATTTCGCAGGTGGAAACCGGGCTTGAACTGGCCACCACCATGTTTGAGCGCCAGCAAAGACTCTGGGATCAGAAAATTGGCAGCGAAATGCAATTTCTGCAGGCAAAGGCTAACAAAGAATCGCTGGAGAAACAACTTGCAACCCTCAATGAGCAGTTGAATCTGTTTCGTATCACTTCACCCATCAATGGCACTGTGGATGAAGTAATCATCAAAGAAGGCGAAATGGCTGCCGCTGGTTTCCCGGCATTCAGGGTGGTGGAGTTGTCAAACCTGAAAGTAAAAGCCAATCTATCTGAAAGTTACATTAACAGCGTAAAACCCGGCGACGCCGTTATCGTGCGTTTTCCACTGCTTAACCGCGAGCTGCAACTGAAGGTTGATGCCGTAACCCAGGTGATTGATCCCAACAGCCGCACCTTCAGTGTTGAAGTGCGCATTCCGAAATCTGAGACCGGCATAAAACCAAATATGATAGCCGTGCTGGTTGTCAATAATTATGTGAACTACAAAGCCATCAGTGTGCCTCTGAATTCGGTTCAGCAAAACGGCCATGGCAAATTCCTTTTCGTAGCTGATTACAAAGACAACCAGATGGTAGCACAGCGCCGCGATGTAAAAACCGGCCTTACTTATGCGAACCGTGTGGAAGTGCTCGAAGGTGTGAAAGCCGGGGAAAACATCATTGTGTTCGGCCATCAAAACCTCGCCGACGGTCAACTGATCGAAAAAGTTAATTAA
- a CDS encoding PepSY domain-containing protein, with translation MKSKKQGNNNLKLHRKTHRIFAIIFLFFFLILSGTGILLGWKKHSAGVILPESKSGSSTNINEWLSFDSLSTIALSVWHDSVSENISATIARIDARPDKGMVKFVFENHLTEIQLDASTGSVLYVGKRWSDLIEHLHDGSFIDRWLGINNEYFKLTYITLMGLSLLTLSITGFFLWRRNGIKRSKP, from the coding sequence ATGAAAAGTAAGAAGCAAGGCAACAATAATCTGAAATTACACCGTAAAACCCATCGCATCTTTGCTATTATATTTCTATTTTTTTTTCTGATTCTTTCTGGCACTGGAATTTTATTGGGCTGGAAAAAACATAGCGCCGGAGTGATCTTGCCGGAAAGTAAGTCAGGAAGTTCAACCAATATTAATGAATGGCTAAGCTTTGATAGTCTGAGCACAATTGCTTTAAGCGTTTGGCATGATTCGGTTTCAGAAAATATTTCAGCTACCATTGCCCGGATTGATGCCCGTCCAGACAAAGGGATGGTGAAATTTGTGTTCGAAAACCATTTGACAGAAATACAGCTTGATGCCAGTACGGGTAGCGTGCTTTATGTTGGCAAGCGCTGGTCGGATCTGATTGAGCACCTGCACGATGGTTCATTCATTGACCGCTGGCTGGGGATAAATAATGAATACTTTAAGCTTACCTATATAACCCTTATGGGATTATCTTTGCTCACACTTTCCATCACAGGTTTCTTTCTATGGCGGCGAAACGGAATTAAAAGGTCGAAGCCATAA
- a CDS encoding TolC family protein: protein MNFKLILLGTACIIQFSAFAQNQESRSFNLQQAGEYAVKNSYSVKNALADREIARKTIWETTAIGLPQISGTVNYQNMVDIPTMLMPDFLTSAVVGVNQGLFGLDPIGPVPEAGFFPVQFGATHNADWGVTATQLLFSGEYIVGLQASRIFYDLSEKALLKSQNDIRESVAKSYYLVLVAEESYKILQEMVANTVLIRKEMEAMLKVGFIEDTDVDQMLLLEANLQNTLNNLATQVEIANRLLKFQMGINLNETIVLTDKLSDMLDMDGIVQVMIKDFQLASNIEFQLMETQEGLAELSLRRQNSTYLPSVAAFATYSESGMNNKFELFDSSQDWFPTTIVGLSINIPIFSSGMRMAQVSKARLELEKTRTIKTQVSEGLQLNFQQSLLNLRTAHDTYQTEKKNLELSERIFNKTTIKYREGIASSLDLTQVQNQLLSTQTNYFRAMVDMLNAKAELEKLHSGR from the coding sequence ATGAATTTCAAACTCATTTTGCTTGGCACAGCATGTATCATTCAATTCTCCGCTTTTGCCCAGAACCAGGAAAGCAGATCGTTCAACCTGCAGCAGGCCGGTGAATATGCAGTAAAAAACAGCTATTCTGTGAAGAATGCCCTGGCAGATCGCGAGATTGCCCGCAAGACTATCTGGGAAACCACTGCCATTGGCCTGCCACAAATCAGTGGAACGGTGAATTATCAGAACATGGTAGATATTCCTACGATGTTGATGCCTGATTTCCTCACTTCGGCAGTGGTGGGCGTAAACCAGGGTTTGTTTGGCCTTGATCCTATTGGACCTGTTCCTGAAGCTGGTTTTTTTCCGGTTCAGTTCGGAGCCACACATAACGCCGATTGGGGTGTAACTGCAACGCAATTGCTTTTCAGCGGTGAATATATCGTTGGTTTACAGGCTTCACGCATTTTTTATGATCTGTCAGAAAAAGCCTTGCTGAAGTCCCAGAACGACATCCGGGAATCAGTGGCCAAATCGTATTACCTGGTGCTCGTTGCCGAAGAAAGTTATAAGATACTGCAGGAAATGGTGGCCAATACGGTTTTAATACGCAAAGAAATGGAAGCCATGCTCAAAGTTGGATTCATTGAAGACACAGATGTGGATCAGATGCTGCTGCTTGAAGCCAACCTTCAGAACACGCTCAACAACCTGGCTACACAGGTTGAGATCGCAAACCGGCTGTTGAAATTCCAGATGGGCATCAACCTGAATGAAACAATCGTGCTGACTGATAAGCTTAGCGATATGCTTGATATGGATGGTATTGTTCAGGTGATGATTAAAGACTTTCAACTTGCCAGCAATATTGAATTCCAGTTGATGGAAACCCAGGAAGGTCTCGCCGAGCTGAGCCTGAGGCGGCAGAACAGCACCTATTTACCATCAGTGGCTGCTTTTGCTACCTATTCGGAAAGCGGGATGAATAATAAGTTCGAGCTTTTCGATAGCAGCCAGGATTGGTTCCCAACCACAATAGTAGGACTGAGCATTAACATTCCCATCTTCAGCAGTGGCATGCGTATGGCACAGGTGAGCAAAGCCCGCCTTGAACTTGAAAAAACACGTACAATAAAAACACAGGTTTCAGAAGGTTTGCAGCTAAATTTTCAGCAGTCGTTGCTTAACCTGCGAACCGCTCATGATACTTATCAGACAGAGAAGAAAAACCTTGAACTATCAGAAAGAATCTTCAACAAAACTACTATCAAGTACCGCGAGGGAATTGCTTCTAGCCTTGATTTGACTCAGGTTCAGAACCAATTACTGAGCACCCAAACCAATTATTTCCGTGCCATGGTTGATATGTTGAATGCAAAAGCGGAGTTAGAGAAGCTTCATTCGGGAAGGTAA
- the ggt gene encoding gamma-glutamyltransferase has protein sequence MKIFSLLVIAMLMIQFSNAQDRVTGKSFATRSEVIAANGMAATSHPLATQIALDILKQGGSAVDAAIAANAALGLMEPTGCGIGGDLYAIVWDANTQKLYGLNASGRSPQSLSLEYFREKEIKRIPAYGPLPVSVPGCVDGWFELHQKFGKKHMKEILSPAIRYAEQGFPVTELIAHYLQRGVSLHGERFPNVYETYTQDGKNIPQKGDIFKNPWLAETYRRIGAYGRDEFYKGETAKVMVDFILEQGGFLSFEDLANHHSDWVEPVSINYRGYDVWELPPNGQGIAALQMLNILEAYDFTSIPFGSARHIHLFVEAKKLAFEDRAKYYADMDFADVPVEWLISKEYASQRRYLINEDRAGVYAAGEKMDGGTIYLTVADIDGNMVSLIQSNYRGLGSGMVPPKLGFMLQNRGELFSLDENHANVFAPGKRPFHTIIPAFVTKDGDPFMAFGVMGGDFQPLGHVQILMNIIDFGMNLQEAGDAPRISHNGLSDPIGLPNPGRGEVELETGFDYESIRELMRMGHKVVFMDGGFGGYQAIKYDKERKIYFGASESRKDGQAAGF, from the coding sequence ATGAAAATATTCTCATTATTAGTCATAGCCATGCTTATGATACAATTTTCAAATGCGCAGGATCGCGTTACCGGTAAAAGTTTCGCCACCCGGTCCGAAGTAATTGCCGCCAACGGAATGGCGGCAACCAGTCATCCATTGGCAACACAAATTGCGCTTGATATCCTCAAGCAAGGCGGCAGCGCTGTGGATGCAGCCATTGCAGCCAATGCTGCTTTAGGTTTGATGGAGCCCACCGGCTGTGGGATTGGTGGTGATCTGTATGCTATCGTTTGGGACGCCAACACACAAAAATTATACGGCTTGAATGCTTCCGGAAGATCACCGCAATCATTATCACTTGAATATTTCCGTGAAAAAGAAATCAAGCGAATTCCCGCTTATGGCCCGCTGCCTGTTTCGGTTCCCGGTTGCGTGGATGGCTGGTTCGAACTCCATCAAAAATTTGGGAAGAAGCACATGAAAGAAATTCTTTCGCCTGCGATCAGATATGCCGAACAGGGGTTTCCTGTTACGGAACTGATTGCTCATTATCTACAGCGTGGTGTAAGCCTTCATGGTGAGAGGTTCCCCAATGTGTATGAAACCTATACGCAGGATGGGAAAAACATTCCGCAAAAAGGTGATATTTTTAAAAATCCCTGGCTTGCTGAAACCTACCGACGAATTGGTGCTTACGGAAGGGATGAGTTTTATAAAGGAGAAACGGCAAAGGTGATGGTTGATTTTATTCTGGAGCAAGGTGGTTTTCTGAGTTTTGAAGATCTTGCAAACCACCATTCCGATTGGGTTGAACCAGTTTCAATCAATTATCGTGGCTACGATGTATGGGAATTGCCTCCAAACGGACAAGGAATCGCCGCATTACAAATGCTGAATATTTTGGAAGCTTATGATTTTACAAGCATTCCATTTGGCAGTGCCCGCCATATTCATTTGTTTGTTGAAGCCAAAAAACTGGCTTTTGAGGATCGCGCAAAATACTATGCCGATATGGATTTTGCAGATGTACCGGTTGAGTGGTTGATCTCAAAAGAATATGCTTCCCAACGCCGCTACCTTATTAATGAGGACCGTGCAGGAGTTTATGCTGCCGGTGAAAAGATGGATGGCGGAACAATTTACCTTACAGTAGCAGATATAGATGGCAATATGGTTTCGTTGATCCAGAGTAATTACCGCGGTCTCGGCTCTGGCATGGTTCCTCCGAAGCTTGGTTTTATGTTACAAAACCGGGGCGAACTTTTCAGTCTGGATGAAAACCACGCAAATGTTTTTGCCCCAGGCAAGCGGCCGTTTCATACGATCATCCCGGCCTTTGTTACAAAAGATGGTGATCCTTTCATGGCTTTTGGTGTGATGGGTGGAGATTTTCAGCCGCTGGGCCATGTTCAGATATTGATGAACATCATTGATTTCGGCATGAACCTTCAGGAGGCCGGCGATGCTCCACGCATCAGCCACAACGGCTTATCCGATCCCATTGGTTTGCCAAATCCCGGCAGGGGAGAGGTGGAACTTGAAACCGGATTTGACTATGAATCCATTCGTGAACTGATGCGGATGGGGCACAAGGTTGTTTTTATGGACGGAGGCTTTGGCGGTTACCAGGCCATCAAATATGATAAGGAAAGAAAAATCTATTTCGGCGCAAGCGAATCAAGGAAGGACGGGCAGGCAGCAGGATTCTAA
- a CDS encoding efflux RND transporter permease subunit, translated as MKDRRFRLTEFAADNIKTVYFFTVLVIVAGIMAYRSTPKELSPEVVFPFFSVSTIYPGTSPVDMENLVTRPIEKQLKGVNGIKHVSSNSIQDFSIIFVEFETSANQMQAYQDVREAVDKSKRDLPATLLDDPEVSKIEVSEFPVVNINLSGDVGLVKLKEYADDLQELIEGLEEVTRVDIVGALDREIQINIDLYKMQAAGVTFMQVENAVAMENMTISSGFVRMGGMRRTMRIVGEFQEVDQIGNILLKDGLYLKDIAEVADGYADRESYARLMGSDVVTLNVIKKGGANLINAVDKAKEIVATYQEGLPDNVTIQITGDNSTWTRNSVKDLFNTIILGFIIVVVVLMFFMGVDNALFVAAAIPLSMLSAFIIIPLVGFSMNMVVLMAFILVLGIVVDNSIVVVENIYRHYMTTPDLPIVPASKRAVAEVAIPVITGTLTTMAPFFPLLFWPGIMGEFMKYIPAVIILTLLASMFVAFVMNPVFAVTFMKYRGGSASKTNYGRLLIILLVLVALASLLYASGNLLFANLITFGILLFLVTKFLMQPLIKSFQSHVLPRMMDGYRSTLAFLLRGSNAYMVIVGTLVLLVASVFLLGVKTPKVVVFPEGDPGNIHVYLRMPSGTDIEVTDSVTRILEDKVFEILGRDNPDVESVVSNVAVGAGQNFFERSTQPKLGKVTISFVEYKYRKGLPTSQYVEMFRKDLHGIPGAEIVVDFDKMGPPTGLPVAVEISGEDIVELIALSERVKQYIESLNIPGIEELKSDMEVSNPELIINIDREKANKLGVSTAYVGMTMRTALYGKEISKFRDGEDEYDVRLRLQEPYRDDLQRLLNMTILLPGGGPNGVNKEIPISAIADVEFGTSYGGIIRKDHKLMITLGSNVLAGYNANDIVNRLKREMNSFEMPEGYEVAFGGEQDDQNEAAGFLGWAMFVAIGLIFIILVTQFNSLSKPFIVLVQVLFSIIGVLLGLVIFQLDVSVIMTGMGIIAVAGIVVKNAIILIDFADLKVKEEPDRNLREVLIEVGATRLTPVLLTAASTILGLLPLALGINIDFQGLFTSFQPDFYIGGDSASFWKPLAWTIIFGLTFATFLTLIVVPAMYVMAIQAKSWVNRTRLRFS; from the coding sequence ATGAAAGATCGTAGATTCCGTCTCACTGAATTCGCCGCCGACAACATAAAAACAGTTTACTTCTTCACCGTGCTTGTCATCGTGGCGGGCATCATGGCTTACCGGTCCACGCCGAAAGAGCTTTCGCCGGAAGTGGTTTTTCCTTTTTTTTCCGTTTCAACCATTTACCCGGGCACATCCCCGGTGGATATGGAAAACCTGGTTACCCGCCCTATTGAAAAACAACTCAAAGGGGTTAATGGGATCAAACACGTATCAAGCAATTCCATCCAGGATTTCTCAATAATATTTGTTGAATTCGAAACCTCTGCGAACCAAATGCAGGCCTACCAGGATGTTCGCGAAGCTGTTGATAAATCAAAACGTGATTTGCCTGCCACCCTGCTGGATGATCCGGAAGTCAGCAAGATAGAAGTTTCGGAGTTCCCGGTTGTAAATATTAACCTTTCGGGAGATGTGGGTTTGGTAAAACTTAAAGAATATGCCGATGACCTGCAGGAGCTTATTGAAGGACTGGAAGAAGTAACCCGTGTAGATATTGTTGGCGCACTGGATCGCGAAATCCAGATTAACATTGATCTTTACAAGATGCAGGCGGCTGGAGTCACCTTCATGCAGGTTGAAAACGCTGTTGCCATGGAAAACATGACCATTTCAAGTGGTTTTGTCCGTATGGGCGGAATGCGCAGGACCATGCGTATTGTAGGTGAATTTCAGGAAGTGGATCAAATCGGTAACATCCTGCTCAAGGATGGGCTTTATTTGAAAGACATAGCCGAAGTTGCTGACGGTTATGCCGACCGCGAAAGCTATGCCCGACTGATGGGATCGGACGTGGTTACACTGAACGTTATAAAGAAAGGCGGCGCCAACCTCATCAATGCTGTAGACAAAGCCAAAGAGATTGTGGCAACATACCAGGAAGGCCTGCCTGACAATGTAACCATACAAATCACCGGCGACAACTCTACGTGGACGCGCAACAGCGTGAAAGATCTTTTCAATACGATCATCCTCGGTTTCATTATAGTAGTTGTAGTGCTGATGTTTTTCATGGGTGTTGATAATGCCCTCTTTGTTGCCGCAGCCATTCCGCTTTCCATGCTCAGTGCTTTTATAATCATTCCATTGGTTGGTTTCTCAATGAACATGGTGGTTCTGATGGCTTTTATTCTTGTACTTGGTATTGTGGTGGATAACTCCATCGTTGTGGTCGAAAATATTTACCGTCACTATATGACCACGCCTGATCTGCCCATTGTTCCAGCCAGCAAACGTGCGGTTGCTGAAGTAGCTATACCGGTCATTACCGGAACGCTTACTACCATGGCGCCATTTTTTCCATTGCTTTTCTGGCCGGGCATTATGGGTGAATTTATGAAATATATTCCGGCAGTTATTATTCTCACCTTGCTGGCTTCTATGTTTGTGGCATTTGTAATGAACCCCGTGTTTGCGGTCACATTCATGAAATACCGTGGTGGATCGGCCAGCAAAACAAACTATGGGCGCTTGCTTATCATATTACTTGTGCTTGTTGCGCTTGCTTCATTATTGTATGCCAGCGGTAATTTGCTATTTGCCAATCTTATCACTTTTGGCATTCTGCTATTTCTGGTCACAAAATTTTTGATGCAACCCCTCATTAAAAGCTTCCAATCTCATGTATTGCCACGCATGATGGATGGATACCGTAGCACCCTGGCTTTCCTGCTTCGCGGAAGCAATGCCTATATGGTAATTGTAGGAACGCTGGTACTGCTGGTTGCTTCTGTTTTTTTACTGGGCGTTAAGACACCAAAAGTTGTGGTTTTCCCTGAAGGTGACCCGGGCAATATTCATGTTTACCTGCGCATGCCTTCCGGAACCGATATTGAGGTTACCGATTCAGTAACGCGTATCCTGGAAGACAAGGTATTTGAAATACTCGGCAGGGATAACCCGGATGTGGAATCTGTTGTTTCAAATGTTGCCGTAGGCGCTGGACAGAATTTCTTTGAACGTAGCACGCAACCCAAACTGGGCAAAGTAACAATATCCTTTGTGGAATACAAATATCGTAAGGGGTTGCCAACCAGCCAGTATGTCGAAATGTTCCGCAAAGATCTGCATGGCATACCTGGTGCTGAAATCGTAGTGGATTTTGATAAGATGGGGCCACCCACCGGATTGCCTGTTGCTGTTGAAATAAGCGGCGAAGATATCGTTGAACTGATTGCGCTTTCAGAAAGGGTCAAACAATACATTGAATCGCTGAATATTCCGGGCATTGAGGAACTTAAATCAGATATGGAAGTAAGCAACCCTGAGCTGATAATCAACATTGATCGCGAAAAAGCCAATAAACTTGGCGTAAGCACGGCTTATGTTGGTATGACCATGCGCACAGCGCTTTATGGGAAAGAAATCTCAAAATTCAGGGATGGTGAAGATGAATACGATGTGCGGCTGCGTCTGCAGGAACCTTACCGTGATGATCTTCAAAGGTTGCTGAATATGACTATTTTACTTCCGGGTGGCGGCCCTAATGGAGTAAACAAGGAAATTCCTATCTCTGCCATTGCCGATGTAGAATTTGGCACCTCTTATGGCGGTATCATCCGTAAAGACCACAAACTGATGATAACCCTTGGCAGCAATGTGCTTGCCGGTTACAATGCCAATGATATTGTTAACCGCCTGAAACGGGAAATGAACAGTTTTGAAATGCCTGAAGGTTATGAAGTTGCTTTTGGAGGCGAACAGGACGATCAAAATGAAGCAGCAGGTTTCCTCGGCTGGGCCATGTTTGTAGCCATCGGGTTGATTTTTATAATTCTGGTTACCCAGTTTAACTCACTTAGCAAACCCTTCATAGTGTTGGTACAGGTATTATTCAGCATAATTGGTGTGCTGCTTGGACTTGTAATTTTCCAGCTTGACGTATCAGTAATCATGACGGGTATGGGGATTATAGCTGTAGCTGGCATTGTCGTGAAAAACGCCATCATTCTTATTGACTTTGCTGATTTGAAAGTGAAAGAAGAACCTGATCGTAACCTGCGCGAAGTACTGATTGAAGTTGGTGCAACCCGACTCACTCCGGTTTTACTCACTGCCGCCTCTACCATTCTTGGTTTATTGCCGCTGGCCTTAGGTATTAATATTGACTTCCAGGGTTTATTTACTTCTTTCCAACCGGATTTCTACATAGGAGGCGATAGCGCTTCTTTCTGGAAACCCCTGGCATGGACAATTATTTTCGGGCTCACTTTTGCAACTTTCCTTACACTTATTGTCGTTCCGGCAATGTACGTGATGGCAATACAAGCAAAATCATGGGTAAACCGCACAAGGTTAAGGTTTTCGTAA
- a CDS encoding geranylgeranylglyceryl/heptaprenylglyceryl phosphate synthase: protein MDFYKSMLSRKKQGQKQFTVLVDPDKLSSDQVKTLAQIGQQSGIDWFFVGGSLLTHNSLDQCIKIIKDHSDIPVILFPGNTLQMSTKADAILFLSLISGRNAEMLIGRHVISAPYLKLSNLEVISTGYMLIESGKPTTVSYMSNSVPIPADKDDIAACTAMAGEMLGMKLIFMDAGSGANTPVSESMITTVSKSIDIPLVIGGGINTTEKAVAAFNSGADMVVMGNAIEKDMTLVPRVIEAI from the coding sequence ATGGATTTCTACAAATCAATGTTGAGCCGGAAAAAACAAGGGCAAAAACAATTTACTGTATTGGTTGACCCCGACAAGCTGAGTTCGGATCAGGTTAAGACTTTAGCTCAAATCGGTCAGCAATCGGGCATTGACTGGTTTTTTGTTGGTGGCAGCCTGCTCACCCATAATTCTCTTGATCAGTGCATTAAAATAATCAAGGATCATTCTGACATTCCGGTTATCCTGTTTCCTGGCAACACCCTTCAAATGAGTACAAAGGCAGATGCCATCCTTTTCCTTTCTCTCATCTCGGGTCGCAATGCTGAAATGTTGATTGGAAGGCATGTTATTTCAGCGCCTTACCTGAAACTGAGTAATCTTGAGGTAATTTCAACAGGCTATATGCTGATCGAAAGTGGGAAACCTACAACGGTTTCGTACATGAGCAATTCGGTGCCTATTCCTGCTGATAAAGATGATATTGCAGCATGCACCGCCATGGCCGGTGAAATGCTGGGTATGAAGCTGATTTTTATGGATGCCGGCAGCGGAGCCAACACACCGGTTTCAGAAAGTATGATAACCACAGTAAGCAAATCCATAGATATTCCATTGGTTATAGGTGGTGGCATTAATACAACTGAAAAAGCTGTTGCTGCCTTCAATTCCGGTGCTGATATGGTTGTTATGGGAAATGCCATAGAAAAAGATATGACCTTGGTACCGCGCGTAATTGAAGCGATCTGA